One window of Streptococcus troglodytae genomic DNA carries:
- a CDS encoding YebC/PmpR family DNA-binding transcriptional regulator: MGRKWANIVAKKTAKDGANSKVYAKFGVEIYVAAKQGGPDPESNSALKFVLERAKQAQVPKHVIDKAIDKAKGNTDETFVEGRYEGFGPNGSMIIVDTLTSNVNRTAANLRTAFGKNGGNMGAAGSVSYMFDKKGVIVFAGDDADSIFEQLLEADVDVEDVEAEDGSVTVYTAPTDLHRGIEALRAGGVAEFQVTELEMIPQSEVVLEGEDLETFEQLIDALEDDDDVQKVYHNVDGL, translated from the coding sequence ATGGGACGCAAATGGGCTAATATTGTCGCTAAAAAAACTGCTAAAGACGGTGCAAACTCTAAAGTTTATGCTAAGTTTGGTGTTGAAATCTATGTGGCTGCCAAGCAAGGTGGGCCAGATCCAGAATCAAATTCAGCCTTGAAATTTGTTTTGGAACGTGCTAAACAAGCACAGGTTCCAAAACATGTCATTGATAAGGCTATTGATAAGGCTAAAGGAAACACGGATGAAACTTTCGTAGAAGGTCGTTACGAAGGTTTTGGACCAAATGGCTCCATGATTATTGTGGATACCTTGACTTCAAATGTTAACCGTACGGCAGCCAATCTTCGGACTGCCTTTGGTAAGAATGGCGGGAATATGGGAGCAGCTGGATCTGTTTCTTATATGTTTGATAAAAAAGGTGTTATTGTCTTTGCAGGTGATGATGCAGACAGTATCTTTGAACAATTGCTTGAGGCTGATGTTGATGTTGAAGATGTTGAAGCGGAAGACGGTTCTGTAACAGTCTATACTGCTCCAACAGACCTTCACAGGGGTATTGAAGCGCTTCGTGCAGGCGGTGTTGCAGAATTTCAGGTGACTGAACTCGAAATGATTCCTCAATCAGAGGTAGTACTGGAAGGTGAGGACTTAGAAACCTTTGAACAGTTGATTGACGCTCTTGAAGACGATGATGATGTGCAAAAAGTTTATCACAATGTTGATGGCTTATAA
- a CDS encoding thioredoxin domain-containing protein gives MSHFAEAVRHFNALTAQEAQEKIDSGEKLVLFIGRSSCPYCQRFAPELSQVAADTGQTIAFLNSENQDDLTAVQTFREKYHVQTVPGLLVAQAGQVKVVCDSSLSQEAIADFIAQ, from the coding sequence ATGTCACATTTTGCAGAAGCGGTTAGACATTTTAACGCTCTAACAGCACAAGAAGCACAGGAAAAAATTGATAGTGGAGAAAAATTGGTTCTTTTCATTGGGCGTTCATCTTGTCCTTACTGTCAGCGTTTTGCTCCTGAATTGAGTCAGGTTGCTGCAGATACAGGCCAGACAATCGCTTTTTTAAATAGTGAAAATCAAGATGATTTAACAGCTGTTCAAACTTTCCGTGAGAAATACCATGTTCAGACAGTACCGGGGCTTTTAGTGGCTCAAGCAGGACAAGTCAAAGTTGTTTGTGATTCATCGCTTTCACAAGAGGCTATTGCTGATTTTATCGCTCAATAG
- the yajC gene encoding preprotein translocase subunit YajC, with translation MSYTTIIMFVVLIGAIFLMQRSQKKQAQERQNQLNAIAKGDEVVTIGGMYAVVDEVDNDNKKIVLDVDGVFLPFELTAIKRVVTKESQTVETDQTPEEAAEIIETSKAEEKGSDSKETANTESAIEE, from the coding sequence ATGTCTTATACTACAATTATCATGTTTGTTGTTCTGATTGGAGCCATTTTTTTGATGCAGCGTTCCCAAAAGAAACAAGCTCAAGAACGGCAAAATCAATTAAATGCTATTGCTAAAGGAGATGAAGTTGTCACCATTGGTGGTATGTACGCAGTTGTTGATGAAGTGGACAATGATAATAAAAAGATTGTTCTTGACGTTGACGGTGTCTTCTTGCCTTTTGAACTAACGGCAATTAAGCGCGTTGTAACAAAAGAAAGTCAGACTGTAGAAACTGATCAAACGCCGGAGGAAGCAGCTGAAATTATTGAAACTTCAAAAGCAGAAGAAAAAGGCTCAGATTCTAAGGAAACAGCAAATACTGAATCTGCTATTGAAGAATAA
- a CDS encoding isoprenyl transferase has protein sequence MDGNGRWAKKRMKPRVFGHKAGMDALQDVTIAASELGVKILTVYAFSTENWARPQEEVKFIMNLPVEFFDKYVPKLHKNNVRILVIGDKEGLPAATLDALERARELTKHNSGLILNFALNYGGRAEIVDAVKLIAQDVLDARFNPGDITEGLIADYLMTSNLPYLYRDPDLIIRTSGELRLSNFLPWQAAYSELYFTDTLWPDFDKKALYLAIEEFNHRHRRFGGV, from the coding sequence ATGGATGGCAATGGACGCTGGGCTAAGAAACGAATGAAACCAAGGGTATTTGGACATAAGGCTGGTATGGATGCTCTTCAAGATGTGACGATAGCGGCATCGGAACTTGGAGTCAAAATTTTAACAGTTTATGCCTTTTCAACGGAAAATTGGGCTCGTCCTCAAGAAGAGGTTAAATTTATCATGAATTTACCTGTAGAGTTCTTTGATAAGTATGTTCCTAAGCTGCATAAAAATAATGTTCGTATTTTAGTGATTGGTGATAAGGAAGGACTGCCAGCAGCAACTTTAGATGCTCTGGAACGCGCTAGAGAACTGACTAAACATAATTCTGGACTTATTTTAAATTTTGCTTTGAATTATGGCGGTCGTGCTGAAATTGTTGATGCTGTAAAGTTGATTGCTCAAGATGTTTTAGATGCTCGGTTTAACCCTGGTGATATTACAGAAGGGCTCATTGCTGATTACTTGATGACAAGCAATCTTCCTTACCTTTACCGTGATCCCGATTTGATTATTAGAACGAGTGGTGAGCTGCGTCTTAGTAACTTTTTACCGTGGCAGGCTGCTTATAGTGAGCTTTATTTTACAGATACACTTTGGCCAGATTTTGATAAAAAAGCTTTGTATTTAGCTATTGAAGAATTTAACCATCGCCATCGTCGCTTTGGTGGTGTTTAG
- a CDS encoding phosphatidate cytidylyltransferase, with amino-acid sequence MQKRVLFGGVALAIFLPFLFLGGLFFQLFVGVLAMIGVSELLRMRALEIFSFEGILAMLAAFVLTIPLENYLTFLPIDGSFSAFGLVIFLILAGTVLNTNRYSFEDAAFPIASSLYVGIGFQNLVNARISGLDKVFLALFIVWATDIGAYMIGRQFGQRKLMPAVSPNKTVEGSLGGILSAVVIAFIFMLFDKNVYAPHHFLVMLILVALFSIFAQFGDLVESSIKRHFGVKDSGKLIPGHGGILDRFDSMIFVFPIMHFFGLF; translated from the coding sequence ATGCAAAAACGTGTTCTTTTTGGGGGAGTGGCTCTGGCCATTTTTCTCCCTTTCCTATTTTTGGGAGGTCTCTTTTTTCAGCTTTTTGTTGGTGTTTTAGCCATGATTGGCGTATCTGAACTGTTGAGAATGAGAGCGTTAGAAATTTTTTCATTTGAAGGTATTTTAGCTATGCTTGCGGCTTTTGTGCTGACTATTCCTTTAGAAAACTACCTGACTTTTTTACCGATTGATGGCAGTTTTAGTGCTTTTGGTCTCGTTATCTTTTTGATTTTAGCGGGAACGGTCTTAAATACTAACCGCTATTCTTTCGAAGATGCTGCTTTTCCTATTGCTTCCAGCCTTTATGTTGGAATTGGTTTTCAAAATCTCGTTAATGCTCGTATTTCTGGACTTGATAAAGTTTTTCTAGCCCTTTTTATCGTTTGGGCGACTGATATTGGAGCTTATATGATTGGCCGGCAGTTTGGTCAGCGTAAATTGATGCCGGCAGTTTCTCCTAACAAGACTGTTGAAGGCAGCTTAGGAGGCATCTTGTCAGCAGTTGTTATTGCTTTTATCTTTATGCTGTTTGATAAGAATGTTTACGCACCGCATCACTTCTTAGTCATGCTGATTTTGGTTGCTCTCTTTAGTATCTTTGCTCAATTTGGTGACCTAGTTGAAAGTTCGATTAAACGTCATTTTGGTGTTAAGGATTCTGGCAAACTCATACCGGGACATGGTGGTATTTTAGACCGTTTTGACAGTATGATTTTTGTTTTTCCAATCATGCACTTCTTTGGTTTGTTCTAA
- a CDS encoding proline--tRNA ligase encodes MKQSNMLIPTLREMPSDAQVISHALMVRAGYVRQVSAGIYSYLPLAHRVIEKIKEIMREEFDKIGAVEMLAPALLTADLWRESGRYETYGEDLYKLKNRDQSDFILGPTHEETFTNLIRDAVKSYKQLPLNLYQIQAKYRDEKRPRNGLLRTREFIMKDGYSFHTDYDSLDVTYEDYRKAYEAIFTRVGLDFKAIIGDGGAMGGKDSQEFMAVTPDRTDLEHWLVLDKAIASIEEIPADVLEEIKQELSSWLISGEDTIAYSSESDYAANLEMATSEYKPNNKVVSHEDIQRIETPNCKTIDEVAAFLEIDPAQTIKTLLFIADDEPVVALLVGNDQVNEVKLKNYLGADFLEPANEEEAKEIFGASFGSLGPVNLPENIKIVADRKVKNIGNAVVGANEDGYHLAGVNPERDFEAAYVDIREVYEGEASPDGKGVLKFARGIEIGHIFKLGTRYSESMGANILDENGRSIPIIMGSYGIGVSRILSAVIEQNARIFVNKTPKGTYRFAWGVNFPKTLAPFDVHLITVNVKDEASQQLTAKVEESLVDAHYSVLTDDRNERIGSKFSDSDLIGLPIRVTVGKKASDGIVEVKIKSTGDTIEVNAENLLETLSILID; translated from the coding sequence ATGAAACAAAGTAATATGTTAATCCCAACCTTGCGTGAAATGCCAAGTGATGCACAAGTCATCAGTCATGCTCTTATGGTGCGTGCTGGTTATGTCCGCCAAGTATCAGCAGGGATTTACTCTTATTTACCTTTAGCTCATCGCGTTATTGAAAAAATTAAAGAAATCATGCGTGAAGAATTTGATAAAATTGGTGCTGTTGAAATGCTGGCACCTGCCCTTTTAACAGCTGACTTATGGCGTGAATCTGGCCGATATGAAACTTATGGCGAAGATCTTTATAAGTTAAAAAATCGCGATCAATCAGATTTTATTTTAGGGCCCACTCATGAAGAAACTTTTACAAATCTTATCCGTGATGCAGTGAAATCTTACAAGCAGCTTCCTTTAAATCTTTATCAAATTCAAGCAAAATATCGTGACGAAAAACGCCCTCGCAATGGCTTGCTTCGTACTCGTGAATTTATCATGAAAGATGGTTATAGTTTTCATACTGATTATGACAGTTTAGATGTTACTTATGAAGATTATCGTAAGGCCTATGAAGCTATTTTTACTAGAGTTGGTTTAGATTTTAAAGCGATTATTGGTGACGGCGGTGCTATGGGTGGTAAAGATAGTCAGGAATTTATGGCAGTAACGCCAGATCGTACAGATTTGGAACATTGGCTGGTTCTTGATAAAGCTATTGCTTCTATTGAAGAGATTCCTGCTGATGTTTTGGAAGAGATCAAACAAGAACTCTCCTCTTGGTTAATATCAGGTGAGGATACTATCGCTTATTCAAGTGAGTCTGATTATGCGGCTAATCTGGAAATGGCGACGAGCGAATATAAGCCTAACAATAAGGTTGTTTCTCATGAAGATATACAGCGTATTGAAACACCAAATTGTAAAACGATTGATGAAGTTGCTGCCTTTTTAGAAATAGATCCAGCACAAACCATCAAAACCTTGTTATTTATTGCAGATGATGAACCGGTTGTTGCTTTACTTGTAGGAAATGATCAGGTTAATGAAGTTAAACTAAAAAACTATCTGGGTGCTGACTTCTTGGAACCAGCTAATGAAGAAGAAGCAAAAGAAATTTTTGGTGCTTCCTTTGGTTCTCTAGGTCCAGTTAATCTACCAGAAAATATCAAAATTGTGGCGGATCGTAAGGTGAAAAATATTGGGAATGCTGTTGTTGGTGCCAATGAAGATGGTTATCATTTGGCAGGTGTTAATCCAGAACGTGACTTTGAAGCTGCTTATGTTGATATTCGTGAAGTCTATGAAGGAGAGGCATCGCCAGATGGTAAAGGTGTTCTTAAATTTGCGCGTGGTATTGAAATTGGACACATTTTCAAATTGGGAACACGTTATTCAGAAAGTATGGGAGCTAACATTCTTGATGAAAATGGGCGTTCAATCCCTATTATTATGGGAAGTTATGGCATCGGTGTAAGCAGAATTCTATCAGCAGTCATTGAGCAAAATGCACGTATCTTTGTTAACAAGACACCTAAAGGAACTTACCGATTTGCTTGGGGAGTTAATTTTCCTAAAACATTGGCACCATTTGATGTCCATCTCATTACGGTTAATGTAAAGGATGAAGCCTCCCAACAATTGACAGCAAAAGTAGAAGAAAGTTTGGTGGATGCTCACTATTCTGTTTTAACAGATGATCGGAATGAACGTATTGGTTCAAAATTTTCTGATAGTGACCTTATAGGGCTGCCGATTCGTGTAACAGTTGGTAAAAAAGCTTCAGATGGTATCGTAGAAGTTAAAATAAAATCGACTGGAGATACTATTGAAGTCAATGCGGAGAACCTACTAGAAACTTTATCTATTTTGATAGACTAG